ATTCTGCCCGATCTGGCGTAAGAACACAAAAAAGGCCGTGCCTCCATAAAAGGAAGCACGGCCTTTGCATTTTATACGTTCAAGATCAGGTATCCTGCAGTTCCCCGCGGCTTGCAGCCTTGAGGTATGCGAAGATGAAACCGTCCAGATCGCCGTCCATCACGGCATCCACATTGCCGGTCTCGTAGTTGGTGCGATGATCCTTGACCATGGTGTAGGGCATGAACACATAGCTGCGGATCTGGTGACCCCATGCGATCTCGTTCTGCACGCCCTTGATGTCGTCGATCTTATCCATGTGCTGCTGCTTTGCGATCTGATACAGCTTTGCCTTCAGCATTTCCATGGCGTAGTCACGGTTCTGGAACTGGCTGCGCTGGGTCTGGCAGCTGACCACGACGCCGGTGGGCTTGTGGATCAGACGCACAGCGGAAGAAGTCTTGTTGATGTGCTGGCCGCCGGCACCGGAGGAACGGTACACCTGCATCTCAATGTCCTCGGGGCGGATATCCACCTGAATGGTGTTATCCAGCTCGGGCATCACTTCCAGCGAAGCAAAGCTGGTCTGACGGCGGGCGTTGGCGTCAAAGGGCGACACGCGCACCAGACGGTGCACACCGTTCTCACTCTTGAGCAGGCCGTAGGCGTTGGCACCCTTCACCATCATGGAGGCGCTCTTCATGCCGGCTTCATCACCGTCCTGATAATCCAGAACCTCCACGGTCATGCCGTGGTTGGAAGCCCACTTGTTGTACATGCGGTACAGCATTTCGGCCCAGTCCTGTGCCTCGGTGCCGCCGGTACCGGCATGGAAGGTCAGGATGGCGTTGCTGTGGTCGTACTCACCGTTCAGCATGGTCATCAGCTGCAGCTCATCCACTGCCTTGCCCACAGCGTTCACAGACTCCTCTGCTTCGGGGATCATGGCGGGGTCGTATTCTTCATCCAGCATTTCCAGCATGGTCTCGGCATCATCGTACAGGCCCTGCAGCTTTTCAAAACGGCTCAGCTTGCCCTTCAGGTCGCCCACTTCGTCAAAGACCTTCTTGCTCAGGTCTGCATCATCATAAAAGCCGGGGCGGCTCATGGTGTGCTCCAGCTCCTGCACGCGCTTGCGGGAGGCATCAATGGCAAGGGCTTCTTCCAAGTCCTTGACCGCCTTGCCGTAATCGGCAAGCTGCACCTTCAGTTCGTCAATCGTGATCATTCTCTAAATCCCTCTCGAAATGATAAATAAGATAAAGTCCTTTGTACTTGCCAAAAGATACAGTTTATACACAGATACTTCATTAGTATACCGAGAATCTATGCTAAAGTAAAGGGGTAAATGGATTATCCTGCTGGAATTTTGAAGATTTTCACCTTTTCTTTTCTCTTTCAGGGGAGTATAATACCAGTATGAACCATACAACAGGAGGAAATCATGCCGAAATATTATGGCTGTCCCTGTGAAGGCTGCGGCAGACCGCTGGCGCTGACCGATGATATCGTGGTCTGCCCGGACTGCGGCGCACCCTATCACCGCGAGTGCTACGAAAAGCTTGGCCGCTGCATCCACACCCCCGCCCATGGCGCGGGCTATGAATGGACGTTCCCGTACAAAGACGATGCTCTGCGCACCTGCCCCAGCTGCGGTGAGCGCACCCTGCGCACCGAAGAGCGCTGCCGCTGCTGCGGTGCCGTTCTTCCGCCGGAGAGCCAGTGCCCGGAGCCGCCCACCCAGAGCCAGCCCGGCACCGACGCAGACGGACGCTTTGATTACAACGACCTTTACCGCCAGTATCAGCAGACGGTGGAGGAGCCCACCCGCCGCAACGTGCAGGCGGCCTTTGGCAAAGAAGAGCTGATTGACGGCATCCCCTACAGCGACTGGAACGATTATATTGGCAAGGCCGCGCCCGTCTACCTGAACGATTACAGCCGGATGCAGCTTCAGCACACCAAAATTTCCATGTGCTTCTCGGCGCTGGTGTTCGGCCCGTTCTATTTCTTCTACCGCAAAGCGTGGAAGCCGGCCTTTGGTTTTCTGGCCGCAGAGCTGGTGGTGGCCCTGCCCACCCTGCTGAGCATGATGCAGGCCACCGGCAGTCCGCTCACTGCGGGCATCAGCAGCACTGCCATCGTCGTGCTTTCCCGCATTATGACAGTGTTCAGCTTTGCACTGGTGATGCTGCGCACCCTGTACGCCAAGTGGCTGTACCGCAAAAGCGCAGCCGAGCGCATCCGCCGCATCCGTGCTGAGTTCCCGGACGCTGCCCAGCGCCGTGCGGTCCTGTCTGCGCAGGGCGGCGTGAGCATCGCCGGTGTGATCGGTGCCTTTGTACTGCTGATGGTGCTGGGTGCCTGCGCTACCGTGCTGATGGGTCCGAATCTGGACGCTTTGGCCGGGATGCTCTGATCTGCAATGCCGCCTGCAAAGGCTGGCATTGCGGATTTCAAAATAGTAATAGGAGAATATGGATCATGATGAAGAAAGTCACCAAAGCCGTCATCCCTGCCGCCGGTCTTGGCACCCGCGTGCTGCCCGCCACCAAAGCCATGCCCAAGGGCATGCTGCCCATCGTGGACAAGCCCGCCATCCAGTATCTGGTGGAAGAAGCTGTGCGTTCCGGCATCACCGATATCCTCATCATTCTGGGCCGCAACCAGAGCATCATTGAGGACCACTTTGACCGCAGCCCTGAGCTGGAAGAAAAGCTGGCAAAGCCCGGCAAGGAAAAGGCGCTGGAAGAGTGCCTTGGCATCGCCAACATGGCAAACATCCTCTTTGTGCGCCAGAAGCAAACGCTGGGTCTGGGCCATGCCGTAAATACTGCCAAGGCTTTCACCGGCGACGATCCCTTCGTTGTCATCTACGGCGATGACGTGATCTGGGGCGAGGACCCGGTCTGCGCTCAGCTGATCCGCGCCTACGAGGAGTTCGGCCGCCCGGTGGCAGGCGTTTCCGCAGTGCCATGGGAAGATGTGAGCCGGTACTGCAGCCTGAAGACCACCCCCATCCACGACAACTATTTCTTTGTGGACGACATGATCGAGAAGCCCAAGAAGGGACAGGAGTTCAGCAACTACTCCATTCTGGGACGCGTACTGCTGACCCCGGAGATCTACGAGATCCTTGCC
Above is a genomic segment from Faecalibacterium taiwanense containing:
- a CDS encoding UTP--glucose-1-phosphate uridylyltransferase is translated as MKKVTKAVIPAAGLGTRVLPATKAMPKGMLPIVDKPAIQYLVEEAVRSGITDILIILGRNQSIIEDHFDRSPELEEKLAKPGKEKALEECLGIANMANILFVRQKQTLGLGHAVNTAKAFTGDDPFVVIYGDDVIWGEDPVCAQLIRAYEEFGRPVAGVSAVPWEDVSRYCSLKTTPIHDNYFFVDDMIEKPKKGQEFSNYSILGRVLLTPEIYEILAHTKPGAGGEIQLTDAMAEYARTRGGMTAVEFTGKHYDMGNKLKVVEAQVELALQHPEIGEEFRAYLKEFCKTL
- the prfB gene encoding peptide chain release factor 2; this translates as MITIDELKVQLADYGKAVKDLEEALAIDASRKRVQELEHTMSRPGFYDDADLSKKVFDEVGDLKGKLSRFEKLQGLYDDAETMLEMLDEEYDPAMIPEAEESVNAVGKAVDELQLMTMLNGEYDHSNAILTFHAGTGGTEAQDWAEMLYRMYNKWASNHGMTVEVLDYQDGDEAGMKSASMMVKGANAYGLLKSENGVHRLVRVSPFDANARRQTSFASLEVMPELDNTIQVDIRPEDIEMQVYRSSGAGGQHINKTSSAVRLIHKPTGVVVSCQTQRSQFQNRDYAMEMLKAKLYQIAKQQHMDKIDDIKGVQNEIAWGHQIRSYVFMPYTMVKDHRTNYETGNVDAVMDGDLDGFIFAYLKAASRGELQDT
- a CDS encoding RING finger protein, translating into MPKYYGCPCEGCGRPLALTDDIVVCPDCGAPYHRECYEKLGRCIHTPAHGAGYEWTFPYKDDALRTCPSCGERTLRTEERCRCCGAVLPPESQCPEPPTQSQPGTDADGRFDYNDLYRQYQQTVEEPTRRNVQAAFGKEELIDGIPYSDWNDYIGKAAPVYLNDYSRMQLQHTKISMCFSALVFGPFYFFYRKAWKPAFGFLAAELVVALPTLLSMMQATGSPLTAGISSTAIVVLSRIMTVFSFALVMLRTLYAKWLYRKSAAERIRRIRAEFPDAAQRRAVLSAQGGVSIAGVIGAFVLLMVLGACATVLMGPNLDALAGML